The Tessaracoccus aquimaris sequence ATCACCACGGCGGCTGCCCTGAGCCGCAGTTCGACGGGGTCGACGCGGCGGTCGAAGACGGGGACCCAGCGGGCGAGCAGGTCCCGCACCTTCGCCTCCTGCTGCTGGTTCATCCGTTGGATGGTCGACAGGTGCCCGATCAGGCAGGCCAGGTCGTCCGCCCGGCGGCCGGGGCCGATGGTGTCGACGTCGAGCATGCCGACCACGCGTCCCCCCGCGACCCGCAACTGGCCCTCGTGGAAGTCTCCGTGGGTCGGCTCGTTTCCGAGCGGGAAGCGGGCGAGCCCCGTCGAGATCTGGTTGGAGAGCCAGCCCAACTCGTCGCCGAGTTCCGGCAGGGTCGCCGAGACCATCCTCGCGTAGTGCCCCACCGCGTCGGACCACGGAGGGCGCCGCTCCAGCGCCGCCACCGAGGCGGGCATCGCGTCGAGCAGATTGATCAGTTCCTCCGGGCTGCACGGATCGCCCGGCTCGAACAGTGCCCGCGCCATCGCCATGCCCGGCAGTTCGCGCGTGACGAGCAGATGGTCGGCCGTCGTCAGCGCCACCTCGGGCGCGGGGAGCCCCGCCTGCCGGAGCAGTTGGTGCTTGTGGTGGATGTCGGCGAACACCTTCTCGCGCAGCACCTTGACGTAGAACACCTCGCGGGGGTCGTTGACGACGACCTTGACGACGGCCCGCCTCCGCGGCCGGTAGGCGATCATCGACAGCGACAACTGCTCGGCGGTGACCGGGCGGGTCAGCACCGTCCCCGCGTTGAGGGTCTCGGCCATCCGGTCGGGGAACGCCGCCCTGGGCAGGCCCAGGAGGTCCGGGTCGTTGGGGTAGAGCCAGACGGCGACCTTGCGGTGGCCGTCCTCGAAGATGTCGGCCCGTGCGTCGCTCGGCGAGAGGTCGCCGGTGCGGGCGCTGACGCCGAGCAGTTCGGTCCGCTCGCCGTGCGGCCATGCGACCTGCGCGACATAGGTCGCGGTCGTGGACTGCTCGGGGGCCGCGTCGACGTGGTCGAGCGACCAGGTGAGCAGTTGGCCCCCTTGATGCTCCACCGCGGCGCGCAGCAGCGGCTCGACCCGGGGGCCGGTCAGGAGTCGTGCGCCGTCGTCAGGCATCGTCCACCTCGAGCACGGCGGCGCGGCGCACCGCGAACCACGAGGCGCGGCGCCCGTCGACCGCCGTTACCTCCAGCGTGAACCTGGCGTGCGGAGCCTCCGCGTCATGTTCCGGAGGGAGGCTGAACTCTACGGTGGCCCCGAGTTGCGGGACCTGCCCGGACTCGGCCATGAAGAAGCCAGCGACGGTGTCGTAGGGGCCCTCCGGCATGGTGTAGCCGGTCAGCTCCTCGAACTCCTCGATGGTGGTGAGCCCGTCAAGTTCGTCCACCTCACGCCGCTCCGCGTCGTCTGGCACGTCGTATTCGTCGGTGATGTCGCCGATCAGTTCCTCGACGAGGTCCTCGATCGTGACGATGCCCGCGGTGCCGCCGTACTCGTCGCGCACGATGGCCATGTGGGAGCGGGCGGCGCGCATCACGCTGAGCGCGCGCAGGATCTTGACGGTCTCCGGCAGGGAGAGGACGTCGCGCACCAGCGTGCGGACGTCGCCGTCGCGGGCCGAGCCCTCCACATCCATCAGGTCGCGCACGTGGATGAAGCCGAGGATCCGGTCGTTCGAGCCGTCCGTGACGGGATAGCGGGAACGGGGGGCGCCGCGGACCTCGCGGTAGGCCATCCCGATGGGCATGTCCGCTGGCAGGAAGTCGACCTCGGTGCGGGGCACCATCACCTCGCGCAGCGACCTCTCCCCGGCGTCGAACACCTCGTCCACGATGGAGCGCTCGACGTCGCCGAGCGTCGCGGAACTGGAGACCATCGCGCGCAGCTCTTCGTCGCTGACCTGGTCCTTCGCCCGGTCGGGGTCCCCACCGAGCAGCCGCACCAGGAAGTTCGTGGAGACATCCAGGAACCAGATCAGGGGGCGCGCGAGCGTCGCGATCCCGGACACGAGCGGGGCAAGGCCCAGCGCGAAGGACTCGGCGCGCTGCATCGCGAGCCGCTTGGCCGTCAGCTCACCGATCACGAT is a genomic window containing:
- a CDS encoding hemolysin family protein, producing the protein MADISLIFVFILVGGTFAAAEMAMVTLRESQVKQLATKGKRGRAIERLTSNPNLFLSAVQIGVTVSGMLSAAFGGATIAEAMAPVLVSWGVPQSVAAPAALVLVTVVISYFSIVIGELTAKRLAMQRAESFALGLAPLVSGIATLARPLIWFLDVSTNFLVRLLGGDPDRAKDQVSDEELRAMVSSSATLGDVERSIVDEVFDAGERSLREVMVPRTEVDFLPADMPIGMAYREVRGAPRSRYPVTDGSNDRILGFIHVRDLMDVEGSARDGDVRTLVRDVLSLPETVKILRALSVMRAARSHMAIVRDEYGGTAGIVTIEDLVEELIGDITDEYDVPDDAERREVDELDGLTTIEEFEELTGYTMPEGPYDTVAGFFMAESGQVPQLGATVEFSLPPEHDAEAPHARFTLEVTAVDGRRASWFAVRRAAVLEVDDA
- a CDS encoding phosphotransferase; protein product: MPDDGARLLTGPRVEPLLRAAVEHQGGQLLTWSLDHVDAAPEQSTTATYVAQVAWPHGERTELLGVSARTGDLSPSDARADIFEDGHRKVAVWLYPNDPDLLGLPRAAFPDRMAETLNAGTVLTRPVTAEQLSLSMIAYRPRRRAVVKVVVNDPREVFYVKVLREKVFADIHHKHQLLRQAGLPAPEVALTTADHLLVTRELPGMAMARALFEPGDPCSPEELINLLDAMPASVAALERRPPWSDAVGHYARMVSATLPELGDELGWLSNQISTGLARFPLGNEPTHGDFHEGQLRVAGGRVVGMLDVDTIGPGRRADDLACLIGHLSTIQRMNQQQEAKVRDLLARWVPVFDRRVDPVELRLRAAAVVISLATGPYRGQEIDWREQTIGMVRSAGALVRQVTPNG